GACGGCAGCCGTTGTGCGGGATGGGGGTGATGTCCGTGATGCTGGAAATCTTGATCCCCAGCGCATTGAGCGCACGCACCGCGGATTCGCGACCGGGGCCGGGCCCCTTGATGCGAACCTCGAGATTCTTCACGCCACATTCCTGTGCAACCTTGCCCGCCGCCTCGGCCGCGACCTGCGCAGCGAAAGGCGTGCTCTTGCGCGAGCCCTTGAAGCCCGCGCCGCCCGAGGTCGCCCAGGACAGCGCGTTGCCCTGACGGTCGGTGATCGTGATGATCGTATTGTTGAAGCTCGCGTGAACGTGTGCGATGCCTTCTGCAACGTTCTTCTTGATCTTCTTACGAACCTTAGTACCAGTCTTTGCCATTATCGGTTCCTATCACTTCTTGCCGGCGATCGCCTTGCGCGGGCCCTTGCGGGTGCGCGCGTTCGTGCGGGTACGTTGACCACGCAGCGGCAGACCACGACGATGACGAACACCACGATAGCAACCCAGATCCATCAGCCGCTTGATGTTCATCGTCACTTCGCGGCGCAGGTCGCCTTCGACCACGAACCGGCCGACCTCGTCGCGAAGCTTCTCCATATCGGACTCGGTCAGATCCTTGACCTTGACCGAGCGGGCGACACCGGCGGCGTCGCAGATCCGCTGAGCACGCGAACGGCCGATCCCATAGATGGCGGTCAGCGCGATCTCGGCATGCTTGTGATTGGGAATGTTAACCCCAGCAATACGGGCCATTCGTTTACCCCAGAATGCGAAACATTAAATTTTAATACATTGGGCTGAATTGATCAACCCTGGCGCTGCTTGTGGCGGGGGTCGGTGCAGATCACGCGGACCACGCCCTTGCGGCGAATGATCTTGCAGTTGCGGCAGATCCGCTTGACTGAAGCCTGGACTCTCATTTCTTGCTCCTGTTTCTCTATTCTTCACTTGGTCCGGAACACGATCCGGCCCTTGGTCAGATCGTAGGGGGTAAGCTGCACCGTAACCTTGTCACCGGGAAGGATGCGGATGTAATGCATCCGCATCTTCCCCGAAATGTGGCCGAGCACCACGTGACCATTTTCGAGCCGGACCCGGAACGTTGCATTGGGGAGGTTTTCGGTCACCTCCCCCTGCATCTCGATCACGTCTTCCTTCGCCATCGCTTACCTGGTCGGGAGACCCGCCCCCTTGAAATTCGCTTTCTTCAGCAGGCTCTCGTACTGGTGCGACATTACGAATGCCTGGACCTGCGCCATGAAGTCCATCGTCACGACGACGATGATCAGCAGCGAAGTCCCGCCGAAATAGAACGGAACGTTCCACTTCAGGATCAGGAACTCGGGCAGCAGGCAGACCAGCGTGATGTACACCGCGCCGGCCAGAGTCAAACGCATCAGGATCTTGTCGATGTACCTCGCGGTCTGATCGCCCGGACGGATGCCGGGAACGAACGCACCGCTCTTCTTCAGGTTATCCGCCGTCTCACGGGCGTTGAACACCAGCGCCGTGTAGAAGAAGCAGAAGAACACGATCGCCATCGCATAGAGCAGTACGTAGATCGGCTGGCCCGGCGAAAGCGTGGATGCGATGTCGCGCAGCCAGTACATCCCCTCGGCCGCACCGAACCACTGCCCCAGCGTCGCCGGGAACAGGATGATGCTCGACGCGAAGATCGGCGGGATCACGCCCGACATGTTCAGCTTCAGCGGCAGATGGGAGCTTTGCCCGCCATACACCTTGTTGCCGACCTGCCGCTTGGCGTAATTCACCAGGATCTTGCGCTGCCCCCGCTCCACGAACACCACGAACGCGGTCACCAGCACCACCAGGATGCAGATGAACAGGGCCGTGAAGGGATGCATCGCCCCCGTCCGCACCAGCTCGAACAGGCCCCCGATCGAAGCCGGCAGACCGGCCGCGATACCGGCGAAGATGATGATCGAGATGCCGTTGCCGATGCCGCGCTCGGTGATCTGCTCACCCAGCCACATCAGGAACATCGTTCCCGTCACCAGCGTCGCCACCGTCACGAAGCGGAACATCACGCCGGGCTCGAGCACCAGGCCGGCCTGACCTTCTAGTGCGATCGCGATCCCCAGCGACTGGGCGAACGCCAGCACGAGCGTGCCGTAACGCGTGTATTGCGTGATCTTGCGCCGGCCCGCCTCTCCTTCCTTCTTCAGCGCCTCGAGTTGCGGCACCGCGACCGTCATCAACTGCATGATGATCGATGCCGAGATGTACGGCATGATCCCCAGCGCGAAGATGGTGAAGCGCGACAGCGCACCGCCAGAAAACAGGTTGAAGACGCCGAGGATGCCGCCCGACTGGGACTGGAACAGCTCGGCCAGACGGGCCGGGTCGATCCCCGGAACAGGTATGTGCGCGCCGATGCGATAGACGATCAGCGCGCCTACGAGGAACAGCAGCCGGCGCTTCAGGTCGCCGAACTTCCCGGGATTGCCCAACGTGGCAGCAGGCTTGGCCACAGCTTTACCCTGTTACTCGGCCGAAACGGAGCCGCCGGCGGCTTCGATCGCCGCCTTCGCACCCGCCGTCGCGCCAATGCCGCGCAGCACGACCTTCTTGCCGATCTCGCCGGACAGCACGACCTTGGCAGACAGTGCATCCCCGGAGATCACGCCGGCCTGCTTCAGCGTCAGCAGGTCGATCTCCTCGACCGGCAGCTTCGCCAGTTCCGACAGGCGGACCTCGACGTTGCGGTCGCGTGTCAGCGACACGAAACCACGCTTCGGCAGGCGGCGCTGCAGCGGCATCTGGCCGCCTTCGAAACCGACCTTGTGGAAACCGCCCGCGCGCGACTTCTGGCCCTTGTGGCCGCGGCCGCAGGTCTTGCCCAGACCGCTGCCGATGCCACGACCGACGCGCTTGGCGGCCGACTTCGAGCCGGCACCCGGCTTGATGGAATTCAGGCGCATATCAACCCTCACACTTCACGAGGTAGGACACCTTGTTGATCATGCCGCGCACCGCCGGGGTGTCGACGAGTTCAACGGTGTGATTCAGTCGGCGCAGACCCAGGCCGCGAACCGTGGCACGGTGGGACTGCTTGGTACCGATCACGCTCTTGACCAGCGTAACCTTGATCTTCTTGTCGGACATCGCTTACCCCAGGATCTCTTCGACGGTCTTGCCGCGCTTGGCAGCGATTTCCGCCGGGGTGTTGATCGCCATCAGGCCGTTGATGGTCGCGCGAACCACGTTGTACGGATTGGACGAGCCGATGCACTTGCAGATGATGTCGGTCACGCCCATCACTTCGAACACGGCACGCATCGGGCCGCCGGCGATGATGCCGGTACCGCTCGGCGCCGGCTGCATCAGCACCGACGAGGCGCCGTGCTTGCCGATCACCGTGTGCTGCAGGGTGCCGTTCTTCAGCGCAACCTTGGCCATCTTGCGACGGGCTTCGTCCATCGCCTTCTGCACCGCCACCGGCACTTCGCGCGACTTGCCCTTGCCCATGCCGATGCCGCCGTCGCCGTCGCCGACTACCGTCAGCGCCGCGAAACCGAGGATCCGACCACCCTTCACCACCTTGGTAACGCGATTGATCGCGACCATCTTCTCCCGAAGGCCGTCATCACGCTCTTCGTTGGCCTGCGGGCGCTTAGTTTGCTGCTTAGCCATTCGAATCCTCGCTTAGAACTTAAGACCGCCTTCGCGGGCGGCCTCGGCCAGCGCCTTCACGCGACCGTGATACAGGAAACCGGAACGATCGAACGCGACCGTCTCGATGCCAGCAGCCTTCGCGCGCTCGGCAATCAGCTTGCCGACGATCTGGGCAGCGGCCACGTTGCCGCCGTTGGGCACCGTGGCACGCACGTCCGGCTCGACCGTAGAAGCGGAAGCCAGCACGAGGGAGCCGCAACCGGAGATCACCTGAGCGTAGATGTGGCAGTTGGAACGGAATACGGCAAGGCGGACCGCCTTGAGCTCCGCAAGCTTGGCGCGGGTTTTGCGCGCGCGGCGAAGACGAGTTTCTTTCTTGTTCATGACGAACCGCCTTACTTCTTCTTGGTTTCCTTGAGCACCACCACTTCGTCCGAATAACGGACGCCCTTGCCCTTGTAGGGCTCGGGAGCGCGGTAGGCACGCACCTCGGCCGCGACCTGGCCGACCTGCTGCTTGTCGATGCCCTTGATCACGATCTCGGTCTGGGTCGGGGTCTCGACCTTGATGCCGGCCGGCATCTGATGCACGACCGGATGCGAGAATCCCAGCGACAGGTTCAGCTTGTCGCCCTGCGCTTGCGCGCGGTAACCGACGCCGACCAGCGTGAGCTTGCGCTCGAAGCCCTTGGTCACGCCGGTGACCATGTTGTTCACCAGCGCGCGCGTGGTACCCGACAGCGCATTCGCGTTCGGCGCGCCTTCGCGCGCCTTGCACAGCAGCGAATCGCCTTCGCGCTCGACGCTCACCGCCGGGCTCAGGAACTGGCGCAGCGTGCCCAGCGGACCCTTGACCGCGATCTCGGCGGCGGAAATCGAAATTTCGACGCCGGCGGGGATCGCAACCGGATTCTTAGCTACACGAGACATTGCATCTCCCCTTAGGCCACGAGGCAGATGACTTCGCCGCCAACGCGGCTGGCGCGGGCGGCACGATCGGTCATCACGCCGCGGGGCGTCGAAACGATGGCGACACCGAGGCCGTTCATCACGCGCGGCAGATCGTCACTACCCTTGTACACGCGCAGGCCGGGACGGCTGACGCGCTCGATGCGCTCGATCACCGGACGACCGGCGTAGTACTTCAGCGACACGTCGAGGGCAGCCTTGCCCGCGTCCTCGCGCACGGCGAAACCATCGATATAACCTTCTTCCTGCAGAACTTTCGCAATCGCCACTTTCAGCTTCGACGAAGGCATGCTCACGCTCACCTTCTGCGCCTGCTGTCCGTTGCGGATACGCGTCAGCATGTCGGCGATCGGATCGGACATACTCATCTTCAGATTCTCCTTACCAGCTCGCCTTGGTCATGCCGGGCACTTCGCCACGGAATGCGATCTCGCGCAGCTTGTTGCGGCACAGACCGAACTTGCGGAACACCCCGCGCGGACGCCCGGTCAGGGCGCAGCGGTTGCGCTGGCGCGTAGGGTTGGCATTGCGCGGCAGTTGCTGCAGCGCCAAGCGCGCAGCCATGCGTTCTTCGTCGGACAGCTTGCTATCATTGACCTGGGCGACGAGCGCGGCGCGCTTGGCGGCGAACTTCGCCACCAGCTTGGCACGCTTCTCTTCGCGGTTGATCAGAGCCAGTTTCGCCATATCACCCTCAATTCTTGAACGGGAACTTGAACGCGCCGAGCAGCGCGCGCGCTTCCTCGTCGGTCTTCGCCGTGGTCGTGATGCTGATGTTCATGCCGCGTAGCGCATCGATCTTGTCGTACTCGATCTCGGGGAAGATGATCTGTTCCTTCACGCCGAGGTTGTAGTTGCCACGACCGTCGAAGCCCTTGGCCGCGATGCCGCGGAAGTCGCGCACGCGCGGCAGCGCGATGGTCACGAGGCGATCCAGGAACTCGAACATGCGCGGTCCACGCAGGGTGACCATGCAACCAATCGGATAGCCCTCGCGGATCTTGAAGCCCGCGATCGACTTGCGCGCCTTGGTCGTCACCGGCTTCTGGCCGGCGATCTTGGTCATGTCGCCGACGGCGTTCTCGAGCACCTTCTTGTCGCCGACCGCTTCGCCCACACCCATGTTCAGGGTGATCTTGGTGATGCGGGGCACTTCCATCACGGACTTGTAACCGAAACGCTTCTGCAGTTCAGGCGCGACGGTGTCCTTGTAAAACTGTTGCAAGCGAGCCATCGTCACTCCTTAGGCGTTCACCAGCTCGCCGTTCGACTTGAAGAAACGGACCTTGCGGCCGTCCTCAAGCACCTTGATCCCGACGCGATCAGCCTTTTGCGTCGCCGGATTGAACAGCGCGACATTCGAAACCTGGATCGGCATCTCTTTCTCGACGATGCCGCCCACTTCACCCTTGAGCGGATTCGGGCGCACGTGCTTCTTCACCCGATTCACACCCTCGACGACGACCAGATCGTCGTCGACGCGGCGCAGGACGGTGCCGCGGCGACCGCGATCCTTGCCCGTCAGCACCACAACCTCGTCACCCTTGCGGATCTTGTTCATCTGTGCGACTCCTCAGAGCACTTCCGGCGCGAGCGAGACGATCTTCATGAATCGCTCGGTACGCAGCTCACGGGTGACCGGCCCGAAGATACGGGTGCCGATCGGCTCGAGCTTGTTGTTGAGAAGCACGGCCGCATTGTTGTCGAACTTGACCAGCGACCCGTCGGGACGACGCACGCCCTTGGCGGTACGCACCACCACGGCGTTGTAGACGTCACCCTTCTTGACGCGACCGCGCGGCGCTGCATCCTTCACGGAAACCTTGATGATGTCGCCAATGCCGGCATACCGGCGCTTGGAACCACCCAGGACCTTGATGCACATCACCGAGCGCGCGCCGGTGTTGTCGGCCACGTCCAGCTTGGACTGCATTTGAATCATGAATTTATCTCCAACTTCTCCCGCATCGCGGTCAGTCTTGGAACCCGTCAGGGCAGGATGCCCCAGCGAGCACCGGAGCAAAGATGAAAAAGTATAACAGCTTGGCGCGGGAACGCCAAGCTGTCTCATGCAAAAACGACTGCTCGCTGACTCAGATCACTCGTGCCTTTTCGAGCACCTTGGCGACACGCCAGGTCTTGGTGCGCGAAATCGGGCGGCACTCCTCGATCTCGACCATGTCGCCCGCGGCTGCGACACCGTCTTCGACATGGGCGTGATACTTGGCGGAACGGGTGATGATCTTGCCGTAGAGCGGGTGCTTGACCCGGCTCTCGACCAGCACCGTCACCGTCTTCTGCATCTTGTCGCTCACCACGCGCCCTACCAGGGCACGGCGAACCTTCTCGACTTGCTCGCTCATTGCTGACCCGCCTTCTCACGCAGGATGGTGCGCACGCGCGCGATGTCGCGGCGGACCTTCCCGATCTGACTCGTGTTGCCGAGTTGCTGAGTCGCATGTTGCATGCGCAGCGAGAACTGCGCCTTCAGCAGCTCGAGCAACTCCTGGTTCAATTCACTCGCGCTCTTGGCGCGAAGTTCATTCGCTTTCATTCCTCAACCCCCAATCTGGCGGGTCACGAACACGGTCTCCAGCGGAAGCTTCGCGGCGGCCAGCCGGAAAGCTTCACGCGCGAGCGCTTCGTCTACGCCATCCATTTCGTACAGGACCTTGCCGGGCTGGATCTCGGCGACCCAGTATTCGGGGTTGCCCTTGCCGTTACCCATACGGACTTCGGCCGGCTTCTTCGAAATCGGCTTGTCCGGGAAGATGCGGATCCAGATGCGGCCGCCCCGCTTGATGTGGCGGGTCATGGCACGGCGCGCCGATTCGATCTGGCGCGCGGTTAGACGGCCGCGGCCGATCGCCTTCAGCCCGTACTCGCCGAAGCTGACCTTGGCACCGCGCGTCGCCACGCCGGTATTGCGGCCCTTCTGCTCCTTACGATATTTCCTTCTAGTCGGCTGCAGCATCATTCACTCCTGCTTTCTTCTTGCCGGCCTTCACCGCGGCGAGCGGGACGACGGCCCGGACGGCCTTCGCCGTCGCGCGGCGCGCCACGGCGGCCGCGGCGGGCATCCGCCTCGGGCTCGGCGGCGACGGGCTGCTCGTTGCGGCCCAGCATCTCGCCCTTGAACACCCACACCTTGATACCGATGATGCCGTAGGTGGTCTTGGCTTCGGACACGCCGTAGTCGATGTTGGCGCGCAGCGTGTGCAGCGGCACACGGCCTTCGCGATACCACTCGGTACGGGCGATTTCGGCACCGTTCAGACGGCCGGAGCTCATGATCTTGATGCCCTGCGCGCCGAGGCGCATGGCGTTCTGCATCGCGCGCTTCATGGCGCGGCGGAACATGATGCGCTTCTCGAGCTGCTGCGCGATCGAGTCGGCGATCAGCTTGGCATCGATCTCGGGCTTGCGCACTTCCTCGATGTTGACGTGCACCGGCACGCCCACGATCTTCTGCAGATCGCGCTTGAGCGCTTCGATGTCCTCGCCCTTCTTGCCGATCACCACGCCCGGACGGGCGCTGTACAGCGTGACGCGGGCGTTCTTCGCCGGACGCTCGATGATGACGCGGCCGACGGAGGCGTGCGCGAGACGCTTCTTCAGGTAGTCGCGGACCTTCAGGTCCTCGTGCAGCATGCCAGCATAGTCGTTGCTGGACGCGAACCAACGGGAAGCCCAGTCACGCGTGACGGCGAGCCGGAAGCCGGTCGGATGAATTTTCTGACCCATATCTACTCCTTACTCGCCAACCGTGAGGTAAACGTGGCAGGTCGGCTTGAGGATGCGGTTGCCGCGTCCCTTTGCACGCGCGGTGAAACGCTTCAGCGTCATGCCTTCCTCGACGTGAATGGTCTTCACCTTCAGCACGTCGATGTCCGCGCCGTCGTTGTGTTCGGCGTTGGCAATGGCCGACAGCAGGACCTTGCGGATGATCTGCGCGCCCTTCTTCGGCGAGAACGTCAGGATGTTGAGCGCCTGCTCGACCGGCTTGCCGCGCACCAGGTCGGCAACCAGGCGGCCTTTCTGGGCCGACAGGCGAACACCACGGAGAATTGCTTTGGTTTCCATGTCGTCCTCTTAGCGCTTCGCCTTCTTGCTCGCGGCGTGACCCTTGAAGGTACGCGTCAGCGCGAACTCGCCCAGCTTGTGGCCGACCATGTTTTCGGTGACGTACACTGGGATGTGCTGCTTCCCGTTGTGGACGGCGATCGTCAGGCCGACGAAATCCGGCAGGACGGTGGAACGACGCGACCAGGTCTTGATCGGACGCTTGTCGTTGCTTGCCCGCGCGGCGTCGATCCTCTTCAGGAGGTGCGCGTCGATGAACGGGCCTTTCTTGATAGAACGTGCCATCTGTTACCCCTTAACGCTTGTGACGACGCTGCACGATCATGTTATCGGTGCGCTTGTTGCTGCGCGTGCGATAACCCTTGGCCGGCGTGCCCCACGGGCTCACGGGCTCACGTGCCTCGCCGGTCCGGCCTTCGCCACCACCATGCGGGTGATCGACCGGGTTCATCGCCACACCGCGCACGGTCGGGCGGATGCCGCGCCAGCGGTTCGCACCCGCCTTGCCGATCTTGCGCAGGCTGTGCTCTTCGTTGCCGACCTCTCCGATCGTCGCGCGGCACTCGACGTGCACGCGGCGGATTTCACCCGAGCGCAGGCGCAACTGGGCATACACGCCCTCGCGCGCCAGCAACTGGACCGAGGTGCCGGCGGCACGGGCGATCTGCGCGCCCTTGCCCGGCGTCATCTCGACGCAGTGGATGGTCGAACCGACCGGGATGTTGCGGATCGGCAGCGCATTGCCGGCCTTGATCGGCGCCTCGGAACCGCTCAGCAGTTGCTGACCGACTTCCACGCCGCGCGGGGCAATGATGTAGCGGCGCTCGCCATCGGCGTAGCACAGCAGCGCGATGTTCGCCGAACGGTTCGGGTCGTACTCGATACGCTCGACCTTCGCCGGGATGCCGTCCTTGTTGCGACGGAAATCGACAAAGCGATAGTGCTGCTTGTGACCGCCACCCTGGTGGCGCATCGTGATGCGGCCGTTGTTGTTGCGGCCCGCATTCTTCGACTTCTTCTCAACCAGGCCAGCAAAGGGACGACCCTTGTGCAGATCCGGATTGACGACCTTCACCATACCGCGGCGGCCGGCGGAGGTAGGCTTGAGTTTTACCAGTGCCATGATTTATCACTCCCCAGCCGCAAAGTTGATTTCCTGGCCGGGCTTCAGGCTGACGAAAGCCTTCTTCCAGTTCTTGCGGCGGCCCATCATGCGGCCGAAGCGCTTGGACTTGCCCTTGACGTTGGCAACGTTCACCGATTCGACCTCGACCTTGAACAATTGCTCGACGGCAGCCTTCACTTCCGGCTTGGTGGCATCGGAAGCCACCTTGAAGACGACCTGCTCGTTCTTGTCGGCGATATAGGTCGCCTTTTCCGAAACCTGCGGGGCGAGCAGCACCTGCAGCAGACGTTCCTGACTGATCGCGCTCATTGCCACACCTCCTCCATCTTCGCCAGCGCACCCTTGGTGACGATCACCTTCGGGAAGCGAACCAGCGACACCGGATCGGCCTCCTGAACCTCGAGCACCAGGATCTGGTGCAGATTGCGCGAGGACAGGAACAGGTTCTCGTCCATCTCGTCGGTGATGACGAGAACGGAATCCAGGCCCATGCCCTTCAGCTTTTGCGACAGCAGACGGGTCTTCGGCGCCTCGACGCTGAAGCTGTCGACCACCGCCAGACGATCCTCGCGCGCGAGCTGCGACAGGATCGCGGCAACGCCGGCGCGGTACATCTTGCGATTGACCTTCTGCGAGAAATTCTCGTCCGGCGTATTCGGGAAGATCTTGCCGCCCCCGCGCCACAGCGGGCTCGAGGCCATACCGGCACGCGCATTGCCCGTACCCTTCTGGCGGAACGGCTTGCGCGTCGACTTGGCGACTTCCGAGCGCCCCTTCTGCTTGCGATTGCCCGAGCGCGCATTCGCCAGATAGGCGGTCACGACCTGATGCACGAGCGCTTCGTTGTACTCACGGCCAAACAGCGCATCCGACGCCTGCAGCGTCGACGCGGGCTGACCCTGGTCATTCAAGAGTTTCAGTTCCATTGCGGGCTTGCTCCTTACGCCTTGATCGCAGGACGGACGACGACGTCGCCACCCTTGGACCCCGGCACAGCACCCTTGACCAGCAGCAACTGACGCTCGGAATCGACGCGAACGATTTCCAGCCCCTGGGTGGTGCGCTGCACGTTGCCGTACTGGCCGGCCATGCGCTTGCCCGGGAACACTCGACCCGGGTCCTGCGCCATGCCGATGGAGCCCGGGGAGTTGTGGGAAATCGAGTTACCGTGCGAGGCACGGTTCGACGAGAAGTTGTGGCGCTTGATCGGGCCGGAGAAGCCCTTGCCGATCGTCACGCCGGTGACGTCGACCTTCTGCCCGACCTGGAAGAGGTCGGCACCGACGACGTCGCCCGCCTTGAGCGAAGCCAGTTGCCCGGCCTCGACGCGGAACTCCTTCAGCCCGCGCGCCGGTTCGACGGCGGCCTTGGCGAGATGCCCCGCCACGGGCTTGGTGATGCGGCTGGCACGGCGCTTGCCGAATGCCACCTGAACCGCGGCATAGCCGTCGGTTTCAGGCGTCTTGATCTGGGAAACGCGATTGTCGGACACGTCAAGCACCGTCACCGGGATGGACCTGCCATCCTCGGCGAAGATGCGAGTCATGCCGACCTTGCGCCCAACAAGGCCTAGACTCATTTTTTTCTCCTGAATCCCGGTTGCGATTGACCGGGGGTCACACTGATTAATGCGCCAAAAGGCACAAAGGCCGGATTATACCGGCCTGTTTCAAGAATCCGCAAGCAAGCCGCTTACTGGAGCTTGATCTCGACATCCACGCCCGCCGGGAGGTCCAGCTTCATCAGCGCATCGACCGTCTTGTCGGTCGGATCGATGATGTCCATCAGACGCTGGTGGGTGCGGATCTCCATCTGGTCGCGCGACGCCTTGTTGACGTGCGGCGAGCGCAGCAGATCGAAGCGCTCGATCCGCGTCGGCAGCGGCACCGGGCCACGGACGACGGCGCCGGTACGCTTGGCCGTGTCGACGATCTCGAGCGCGGACTGGTCGATCAGGCGATAGTCGAACGCCTTGAGGCGGATGCGGATTTTCTGGTTTTGCATGGTATTGGTCCCAAAGAGCGAAAAGAGCGATGCGGCGGAACCCGGGGTTCCGCCGCGTGCGGATGTTACTCGATGATCTTGGCGACGACGCCGGCACCGACGGTGCGGCCGCCTTCGCGGATCGCGAAGCGCAGACCTTCTTCCATCGCGATCGGCGCGATCAGCTTCACCGTGATCGACACGTTGTCGCCCGGCATCACCATCTCGGTGCCCTCGGGCAGCGCGATCGAACCGGTCACGTCCGTCGTGCGGAAGTAGAACTGCGGACGGTAGTTGTTGAAGAACGGCGTATGACGGCCGCCCTCTTCCTTCGACAGCACATACACCTCGCCGGTGAAGTGCGTGTGCGGCGTGATCGAACCCGGCTTGGCCAGCACCTGCCCGCGCTCGACGTCTTCACGCTTGGTGCCGCGCAGCAGCACGCCCACGTTGTCGCCCGCCTGGCCCTGGTCCAGCAGCTTGCGGAACATTTCCACGCCCGTGCAGATGGTCTTGACCGTCGGCTTGATGCCGACGATTTCGATTTCCTCGCCGACCTTGACCACGCCGCGTTCGACACGGCCGGTCACCACGGTGCCGCGGCCCGAGATCGAGAACACGTCTTCGATCGGCAGCAGGAACGGCCTGTCGATGGCGCGCTCCGGCGTCGGGATGTAGCTGTCCAGCGCCTCGGCCAGGCGCAGGATCGCCGGCTCGCCGATGTCCGACTGGTCGCCTTCGAGCGCCTTCAGCGCCGAGCCCTTGACGATGGGAATGTCGTCGCCCGGGAAGTCGTACTTGGAAAGCAGCTCGCGCACTTCCATCTCGACCAGCTCGAGCAGTTCCTCGTCGTCGACCATGTCGCACTTGTTCAGGAAGACGATGATGTACGGCACGCCAACCTGACGGGCCAGCAGGATGTGCTCGCGGGTCTGCGGCATCGGGCCGTCAGCGGCCGAACACACCAGGATCGCACCGTCCATCTGCGCCGCGCCCGTGATCATGTTCTTCACGTAGTCGGCGTGGCCCGGGCAATCCACGTGCGCGTAGTGGCGCGTCGCCGTCTCGTACTCCACGTGCGCCGTGTTGATCGTGATCCCGCGCGCCTTCTCTTCCGGCGCCGCGTCGATCTGGTCGTAGGCCTTGGCTTCGCCGCCGAACTTCTTCGACAGGATCGTCGTGATCGCCGCCGTCAGCGTCGTCTTGCCGTGGTCAACGTGACCGATCGTACCAACGTTTACGTGCGGCTTCGTACGTTCGAACTTGCCCTTTGCCATCTTGATGGGTCCTTATGTTGAGTTTCGATTACTTGCGATTGCTGATCACGGCCTCGGCCACGCTCTTGGGCGCCTCGGAGTAGTGCTTGAACTCCATGGAGTACGTCGCACGGCCCTGGGTCAGCGAGCGGAGCTGCGTGGCATAGCCGAACATTTCGGCCAGCGGCACTTCCGCCTTGATCTCCTTCATGCCGCCAGGGATGTCATCCATGCCCTGCACGATGCCGCGGCGGCCCGACAGGTCGCCCATGACGTTGCCCATGTAGTCTTCCGGCGTCTCGACGAC
This DNA window, taken from Thauera sp. K11, encodes the following:
- the rplX gene encoding 50S ribosomal protein L24 — protein: MNKIRKGDEVVVLTGKDRGRRGTVLRRVDDDLVVVEGVNRVKKHVRPNPLKGEVGGIVEKEMPIQVSNVALFNPATQKADRVGIKVLEDGRKVRFFKSNGELVNA
- the rplV gene encoding 50S ribosomal protein L22; translation: METKAILRGVRLSAQKGRLVADLVRGKPVEQALNILTFSPKKGAQIIRKVLLSAIANAEHNDGADIDVLKVKTIHVEEGMTLKRFTARAKGRGNRILKPTCHVYLTVGE
- the rplB gene encoding 50S ribosomal protein L2, giving the protein MALVKLKPTSAGRRGMVKVVNPDLHKGRPFAGLVEKKSKNAGRNNNGRITMRHQGGGHKQHYRFVDFRRNKDGIPAKVERIEYDPNRSANIALLCYADGERRYIIAPRGVEVGQQLLSGSEAPIKAGNALPIRNIPVGSTIHCVEMTPGKGAQIARAAGTSVQLLAREGVYAQLRLRSGEIRRVHVECRATIGEVGNEEHSLRKIGKAGANRWRGIRPTVRGVAMNPVDHPHGGGEGRTGEAREPVSPWGTPAKGYRTRSNKRTDNMIVQRRHKR
- the rpmC gene encoding 50S ribosomal protein L29, yielding MKANELRAKSASELNQELLELLKAQFSLRMQHATQQLGNTSQIGKVRRDIARVRTILREKAGQQ
- the rplP gene encoding 50S ribosomal protein L16 — encoded protein: MLQPTRRKYRKEQKGRNTGVATRGAKVSFGEYGLKAIGRGRLTARQIESARRAMTRHIKRGGRIWIRIFPDKPISKKPAEVRMGNGKGNPEYWVAEIQPGKVLYEMDGVDEALAREAFRLAAAKLPLETVFVTRQIGG
- the rpsS gene encoding 30S ribosomal protein S19 codes for the protein MARSIKKGPFIDAHLLKRIDAARASNDKRPIKTWSRRSTVLPDFVGLTIAVHNGKQHIPVYVTENMVGHKLGEFALTRTFKGHAASKKAKR
- the rplN gene encoding 50S ribosomal protein L14; this translates as MIQMQSKLDVADNTGARSVMCIKVLGGSKRRYAGIGDIIKVSVKDAAPRGRVKKGDVYNAVVVRTAKGVRRPDGSLVKFDNNAAVLLNNKLEPIGTRIFGPVTRELRTERFMKIVSLAPEVL
- the rpsC gene encoding 30S ribosomal protein S3 gives rise to the protein MGQKIHPTGFRLAVTRDWASRWFASSNDYAGMLHEDLKVRDYLKKRLAHASVGRVIIERPAKNARVTLYSARPGVVIGKKGEDIEALKRDLQKIVGVPVHVNIEEVRKPEIDAKLIADSIAQQLEKRIMFRRAMKRAMQNAMRLGAQGIKIMSSGRLNGAEIARTEWYREGRVPLHTLRANIDYGVSEAKTTYGIIGIKVWVFKGEMLGRNEQPVAAEPEADARRGRRGAPRDGEGRPGRRPARRGEGRQEESRSE
- the rplD gene encoding 50S ribosomal protein L4, which gives rise to MELKLLNDQGQPASTLQASDALFGREYNEALVHQVVTAYLANARSGNRKQKGRSEVAKSTRKPFRQKGTGNARAGMASSPLWRGGGKIFPNTPDENFSQKVNRKMYRAGVAAILSQLAREDRLAVVDSFSVEAPKTRLLSQKLKGMGLDSVLVITDEMDENLFLSSRNLHQILVLEVQEADPVSLVRFPKVIVTKGALAKMEEVWQ
- the rpsQ gene encoding 30S ribosomal protein S17; the encoded protein is MSEQVEKVRRALVGRVVSDKMQKTVTVLVESRVKHPLYGKIITRSAKYHAHVEDGVAAAGDMVEIEECRPISRTKTWRVAKVLEKARVI
- the rplC gene encoding 50S ribosomal protein L3, which translates into the protein MSLGLVGRKVGMTRIFAEDGRSIPVTVLDVSDNRVSQIKTPETDGYAAVQVAFGKRRASRITKPVAGHLAKAAVEPARGLKEFRVEAGQLASLKAGDVVGADLFQVGQKVDVTGVTIGKGFSGPIKRHNFSSNRASHGNSISHNSPGSIGMAQDPGRVFPGKRMAGQYGNVQRTTQGLEIVRVDSERQLLLVKGAVPGSKGGDVVVRPAIKA
- the rpsJ gene encoding 30S ribosomal protein S10, which encodes MQNQKIRIRLKAFDYRLIDQSALEIVDTAKRTGAVVRGPVPLPTRIERFDLLRSPHVNKASRDQMEIRTHQRLMDIIDPTDKTVDALMKLDLPAGVDVEIKLQ
- the rplW gene encoding 50S ribosomal protein L23, producing MSAISQERLLQVLLAPQVSEKATYIADKNEQVVFKVASDATKPEVKAAVEQLFKVEVESVNVANVKGKSKRFGRMMGRRKNWKKAFVSLKPGQEINFAAGE